The genomic DNA CGGCGTGCTGTATATTCGCGCCCCAGGCCGGGGGGCTCCCGCGCAGACGAACCCGCAGCGGTGCACCGCCCGCAGGCGTGATTTCAAAGTGACAATGACCGCAACTCCCCCCGCAACTCCCTTAGACAGCGACCTCCAACTGGTGGAGCGCACGGTGGCGGGTGACCAGCGCGCCTACGAATTGCTGGTCATCAAATACCAGAGGCGCATAGAGCGCCTGATTGGCCGCATGGTGCGAGACACGGACCTCGTGCCCGACATTGCGCAGGAAACCTTTATTCGCGCCTACCGGGCGCTGCACCAGTTTCGGGGCGAAGCGCAGTTTTATACCTGGTTGTACCGGATTGCCGTGAACACGGCCAAAAAGGCGCTGATGGACATGAAGCGCAATCCCGTCATTTCAGAAAATGCCTTGCGCGGCAGTGATGAGGACGATGAAACTTCCCGCCTTGGACATGAACTAACTTCCGAAGAAACGCCCGAAACCGTTCTTGCAGCCCGTGAAATTGCCGAGGCCGTGAACGCGGCCATGGAGGCATTGCCGGACGATTTGCGGCAGGCGGTCACCTTGCGTGAGATCGAGGGATTGACTTACGAAGAGATTGCCACTGCGATGGAGTGCCCCATCGGCACGGTGCGGTCACGGATTTTTCGGGCACGCGAGGCGATATCCGCGCGCGTGCGCCCGTTGCTGGAAAACCAGTCGGGCAAGCGGTGGTGAGTCAGATTTTTTGGAGGCCGCTCTTGGTTGCGGCCGCAGTGGCTGGATGAGATGGGGCGGGTGACGCTATGAACACAGATTTGATGCAACGCGAACAGTTGTCGGCCTTGGCCGACGGGCAATTGCAAGGCGACGAATGGGCGCAGGCCCTGCAGTTCGCTGCACAGGAAGACGGGCAAACTACCTGGCAGCTTTACCATTTGGTGGGTGATGTTCTGCGCTCGCCCGAGTTGGCCCAACACCAGCATGGCACGCGTTCCATGGTGATGCGTGTGCGGGAGCAATTGGCGCAAGAACCCCTGCACGGACGGCTGCCGGAAGGCGCACCCGTGGCGGCGCAGATCGAACGCCCAGAAGCAGCGGTTGCCGCCAATGCCGCGGTGTACCGTTGGAAGCTGGCGGCGGGATTCGCATCATTGGCCGCTGTGGCGGCCATTGGCTGGAGTTCTTTCGCGGGACTGCAAGGCGCGGGATCTCCCGGTGCTCCACTGGCCGTAGCGCCTGCGCCGGCCCAGCCGCCCGCCGCACCCGTGGTTGCCGCTGCGGGCAACGAGGGGCAGCAGGTCATGATTCGCGATCCGCGCCTGGACGAGCTTCTTGCCGCGCACAAGCAATTTGGAAGCACCTCTGCATTGCAGATGCCAGCAGGGTTTCTGCGCAATGCCACGTTCGAGAGGTCTGACCGCTGATGTCCTGACGGGCGATTCTGTCGGGAATGATGCATGGCGGCCGGTGCGCGCGATGCGCTGTGGTGGCCTGTTTCACGCTGTGGGCTGCGGTGCTGTGACTTGATCGCAGCACCACGTCGTGGCTGCACGGGTGATTGGCATGGGCCCCAAGTCAACGTGGGAAAAAAGAGCGCGCGTGGATCAGGGAACCAAGCCCCTGCGGTTTCCTTCACAGTCATACAACATCACATTTGTTTGTAACCAACACCACCATTCAAGAAGGGTCGATGATGCTCAGGATCGATTGGAAAAAACTGCAGTCCTATGCGCTGGCCAGCGCGCTGATGGGGGCGGCAAGTCTGTTGGCCGTGCCGCACGGCGCGGCCCTGGCGCAACCCGCTGTAGCGCGGGGCTTGCCCGACTTCACCGAACTGGTGGAGCAGGTGGGGCCGTCGGTGGTGAACATCCGCACCTCCGAAAAGGTGTCGGCCCGCACCAATACGAATGGCATGGACGAAGAAATGCTCGAGTTCTTCAAGCGTTTTGGCGTGCCCATTCCCAATATGCCCCGGCAACAAAGGCCCCAGCGGCCGCAGCCCGATGAAGAACAGCCGCGCGGCGTGGGCTCGGGATTCATCCTGACCGCCGACGGTTATGTGATGACCAATGCCCATGTTGTCGAGGGCGCTGACGAGGTCATCGTCACGTTGACGGACAAGCGCGAGTTCAAGGCCAAGATCGTGGGGGCCGACAAACGCACCGATGTGGCAGTGGTCAAGATCGACGCCACCGGGCTTCCCGCCGTGAAGGTGGGTGATGTCAGCCGCCTGAAGGTGGGCGAATGGGTGATGGCCATCGGTTCGCCGTTTGGCCTGGAGAGCACCGTCACGGCAGGGATCGTGAGCGCCAAGCAGCGCGACACGGGCGACTATCTGCCGTTCATCCAGACCGACGTGGCCATCAACCCCGGCAACTCGGGCGGGCCGTTGATCAACATGCGCGGTGAGGTGGTGGGCATCAACAGCCAGATCTATTCGCGGTCTGGCGGATTCATGGGCATCTCGTTTGCGATTCCCATGGACGAGGCCGTGCGGGTGAGCGAGCAGCTGCGCGCCACCGGCCGTGTGACCCGTGGGCGCATTGGCGTGCAGATTGGCCAGGTCACCAAGGAAGTTGCCGAATCCATTGGGCTGGGCAAGGCATCGGGCGCACTGGTGACCGGGGTGGAAGCGGGATCGCCGGCCGACAAGGCGGGCATCGAGGCGGGCGACATCATCACCCGTTTTGATGGCAAGGTGATCGACAAGCTGGCGGATCTTCCGCGCATGGTGGGCAGCACCAAGCCCGGCACCAAAAGCACGGTCACGGTGTTCCGTCGTGGCAGCGCCAAGGACCTGGGCATCACCATCGCGGAAATCGAGGGTGACAAGCCGGCGAGCAAGCCCGCAGAACGGGAAGAAAAGCCCAAGGCTTCCGCTGCTGCACAGTTGCTCGGGTTGTCGGTGAGTGCGTTGACCGATGCGCAAAAGAAAGCGTTGAAAATTCGCGGCGGCGTGGTGGTGAATGCGGCCACCGACGCCGCTGCCCGTGCCGGTCTGCGCGAAGGCGACATCCTCCTTTCCATCGCCAACACAGAAATCAGCGGGGTCCGGGATTTCGAAGCGGTGCTGGCCAAGGTGGACAAGAGCAAGCCCATCAATGTGTTGTTCCGGCGGGGCGAATGGGCCCAATACGCCTTGATCCGCCCTTCGAAGTGACCCCGCGTTGAGGCTTACGCCCCAGGTACATGGCGAAATCCCGGGTGTTTTCCCGGGGTTTCTTGTGCCTGGATGGCCACAGGCAGCGAGCAGATTTAAATTTCTTCGGGGAATTGGAAGTTGGCGTTCGCTCACTTGGTGAGTTGCTCATTCAGCATTCTGGATAGAATACGAGCCTTTGTTCAACACATATCGACATAACAGTCGGCGTTGCGGCCGCATTGTGGAATGGGGCGTAGCCCATGCACAGCGGATCCACAGCGAGCGCACAAGTTGTTCATATGGTTGGGTGCCGATTGTGAATAAGCTGTGTGTAAAATGCTTGTTGCACTGCAGCAACGCGCTTCACTTGCGGGGTTGTGGCCCATTGGCGCAGGCTTTTTGCCTACAATGAACGCCCAACCTTCGCAGTTGCCAATGATTGTTGGTTCAGGGCGCGTCGCCATTCGACGCGCCCTTTTTTCTTGTCCGCGCCGTTTCAATTCAATTACTTGACGTTTTCCGTTGATGAAACACATTCGAAATTTTTCCATCATTGCGCACATCGACCATGGCAAATCGACGTTGGCTGATCGCTTGATCCAGCGGTGCGGCGGGCTTGCTGATCGCGATATGGAGGCGCAGGTGCTTGACTCGATGGACATCGAGAAAGAGCGTGGGATAACCATCAAGGCGCAGACCGCCGCGCTGCAATACAAGGCCCAGGATGGGCAGGTCTACAACCTCAACCTGATCGACACGCCCGGGCATGTGGACTTCTCGTATGAAGTGAGCCGTTCCCTGTCGGCCTGCGAAGGTGCGCTGCTGGTGGTCGATGCATCGCAAGGCGTGGAAGCGCAGACCGTGGCCAACTGCTACACCGCGCTCGACCTCGGGGTGGAAGTGGTTCCCGTGCTCAACAAGATGGATCTGCCCAACGCCGATCCCGACAACGCCAAGGCCGAAATCGAAGATGTGATCGGCATTGACGCGACCGATGCCATTCCCTGCTCTGCCAAGACTGGCATGGGCATTGACGAAATTCTTGAAGCCATCGTGGCCAAGGTGCCTGCGCCCAAGGGCAACCCGGATGGCCCGCTGCGCGCGATGATCATCGACAGCTGGTTCGACAGCTATGTGGGCGTGGTGATGCTGGTGCGCGTGGTCGATGGCCGCTTGCTCAAGGGCGAACGTTTCAAGATGATGGCCAGCGGCGCCGTGTACAACGCCGACAACCTGGGCGTGTTCACGCCCGCCAACGAGCCGCGCAACTCGCTCGATGCCGGCCAGGTGGGCTACATCATCGCCGGCATCAAGGAACTGCAGGCCGCCAAGGTCGGCGACACCATCACGCTTGAAAAGAAGCTGCCCAACAACGCGGGCCCCGCAACGCAAGCGCTGCCGGGCTTCAAGGAAATCCAGCCCCAGGTGTTTGCCGGGCTGTACCCCACCGAGGCCAGCGAATACGACTCGCTGCGCGATGCGCTCGAAAAGCTCAAGCTCAACGATGCATCGCTGCATTACGAGCCCGAGGTCAGCCAGGCGCTGGGTTTTGGTTTCCGCTGCGGCTTTCTGGGCCTGCTGCACATGGAAATCGTGCAGGAGCGGCTGGAGCGCGAGTTCGACCAGGACCTCATCACCACCGCGCCCAGCGTGGTCTACCAGGTGGTCCGGGCCGATGGCGAAGTCATCATGGTCGAGAACCCCTCCAAGATGCCCGACCAGGGGCGGCTGGAAGAAATCCGCGAGCCCATCGTCACGGTGCACCTGTACATGCCCCAGGACTACGTGGGCCCGGTGATGACGCTGGCCAACCAAAAGCGCGGTGTGCAGATGAACATGGCCTACCACGGCCGCCAGGTCATGCTGACCTATGAAATGCCGCTCGGAGAGATCGTGCTCGACTTCTTCGACAAGCTCAAATCCGTGTCGCGCGGTTATGCCTCCATGGACTATGAGTTCAAGGAATACCGCGCCTCCGACGTGGTGAAGGTCGACATCCTGCTCAATGGCGAGAAGGTGGACGCGCTGTCCATCATCGTGCACCGCTCGCAGTCGCAGTACCGCGGCCGCGCCGTGGTGGCCAAGATGCGCGAGATCATCAGCCGCCAGATGTACGACGTGGCCATTCAGGCAGCCATTGGCGCCAACATCATCGCGCGCGAAACCATCAAGGCGCTGCGCAAGAACGTGCTGGCAAAATGTTACGGCGGCGACGTCAGCCGCAAGCGCAAGCTCCTCGAAAAGCAGAAGGCAGGCAAGAAGCGCATGAAACAGATTGGCTCGGTCGAGGTGCCCCAGGAGGCCTTCCTCGCCATTTTGCAGGTGGAAGATTGATGCAGTTCATGCAAATTCTGACTTCGCTGGTGCTCGCCGCCTTCGTGGGCTATGTGGGTGCCTGGTACACGGGGGCGATCGAGGGCAACTTCGCCTTGCTGTTGTTTCTGGCCACGGTGGTCACCGGGGCCTACTGGCTGGCCGAGCGCCTGGTTTTTCTGCCACGCAGGCGCCGCGCGGCCCAGGCCATCGAGGATGCGGCCGTGCAGCGCCGCGCCGAACTCGACCGCATGGGCATCCAGAAGGTGGATGTGGATGTGCAGGAGGCCAAGGGCCGCATCCTGATGCAGCCCTGGTGGCTGGACTGGACTGCCGGGTTGTTTCCGGTGATCGCTGCGGTGTTCTTCCTGCGCTCGTTCCTTTTCGAGCCCTTCAAGATCCCGTCCGGCTCCATGATTCCGACGCTGCTCGTGGGCGACCTGATTCTGGTGAACAAGTTCACCTATGGCGTGCGGCTGCCGGTCATCAACACCAAAATCATCGAGGGCAACTCGCCTGCGCGTGGCGATGTGATGGTCTTTCGCTATCCGCCGCAGCCCAGCCTGGATTACATCAAGCGCGTGGTGGGCGTGCCCGGCGATGAGGTGGCCTATCTCAATAAGCGCCTCACCGTGAACGGCAAGCCGGTCGAAACCACGGCGGTGCCCGATTTCTTTGATGAAGACGCCATGCGCTATTTCAAGCAGTACGAGGAGCAGCTGGGTGGCCAGCCGCACCGGCTGCTGAACAACCCCGAAGTGCCGGCGTTTGTGCAAGGTGCCAGCAGCTTCGCTTACCGCGACAACTGCCGCTACAGCGTGGAAGGCGTCGTCTGCAAGGTGCCACAGGGGCACTATTTCATGATGGGTGACAACCGCGATAATTCGCTGGATTCACGTTACTGGGGGTTTGTGCCAGAGGCCAACATCGTGGGCAAGGCGTTCTTTGTCTGGATGAATTTTGGCAACCTCAAGCGGATTGGTTCGTTTCATTGAAGACAGCAGACTCAATAACGAGAGGGTAAAAACATGAGCATGCATCGCACAGCCAGCCGGTCACGCCAGCGAGGGGTGTCGTTTTTTGGCGTGATCTTCATTGGCTTGTTTGCCGTGGCGGCCTTTGCCATTGGCGGGCAGTCCATTCCGATCTTTCTGGAATATGTCGCGGCCAAAAAGGCCATCGAGAAGGCCAAGAGCGAGACCACTGTGCCCGCCATTCGTGCCGCCTTTGACCGCGCCGCCGCCATTGACGATATCCATTCGGTCAAAGGGGCGGACCTTGAAATCACCAAGCGTGACGACAAGGTGGTGGTGTCATTCAAATATGCGCGCGAGATTGCA from Acidovorax sp. T1 includes the following:
- the rpoE gene encoding RNA polymerase sigma factor RpoE, with the translated sequence MTATPPATPLDSDLQLVERTVAGDQRAYELLVIKYQRRIERLIGRMVRDTDLVPDIAQETFIRAYRALHQFRGEAQFYTWLYRIAVNTAKKALMDMKRNPVISENALRGSDEDDETSRLGHELTSEETPETVLAAREIAEAVNAAMEALPDDLRQAVTLREIEGLTYEEIATAMECPIGTVRSRIFRAREAISARVRPLLENQSGKRW
- a CDS encoding sigma-E factor negative regulatory protein, encoding MNTDLMQREQLSALADGQLQGDEWAQALQFAAQEDGQTTWQLYHLVGDVLRSPELAQHQHGTRSMVMRVREQLAQEPLHGRLPEGAPVAAQIERPEAAVAANAAVYRWKLAAGFASLAAVAAIGWSSFAGLQGAGSPGAPLAVAPAPAQPPAAPVVAAAGNEGQQVMIRDPRLDELLAAHKQFGSTSALQMPAGFLRNATFERSDR
- a CDS encoding DegQ family serine endoprotease, yielding MLRIDWKKLQSYALASALMGAASLLAVPHGAALAQPAVARGLPDFTELVEQVGPSVVNIRTSEKVSARTNTNGMDEEMLEFFKRFGVPIPNMPRQQRPQRPQPDEEQPRGVGSGFILTADGYVMTNAHVVEGADEVIVTLTDKREFKAKIVGADKRTDVAVVKIDATGLPAVKVGDVSRLKVGEWVMAIGSPFGLESTVTAGIVSAKQRDTGDYLPFIQTDVAINPGNSGGPLINMRGEVVGINSQIYSRSGGFMGISFAIPMDEAVRVSEQLRATGRVTRGRIGVQIGQVTKEVAESIGLGKASGALVTGVEAGSPADKAGIEAGDIITRFDGKVIDKLADLPRMVGSTKPGTKSTVTVFRRGSAKDLGITIAEIEGDKPASKPAEREEKPKASAAAQLLGLSVSALTDAQKKALKIRGGVVVNAATDAAARAGLREGDILLSIANTEISGVRDFEAVLAKVDKSKPINVLFRRGEWAQYALIRPSK
- the lepA gene encoding translation elongation factor 4, with product MKHIRNFSIIAHIDHGKSTLADRLIQRCGGLADRDMEAQVLDSMDIEKERGITIKAQTAALQYKAQDGQVYNLNLIDTPGHVDFSYEVSRSLSACEGALLVVDASQGVEAQTVANCYTALDLGVEVVPVLNKMDLPNADPDNAKAEIEDVIGIDATDAIPCSAKTGMGIDEILEAIVAKVPAPKGNPDGPLRAMIIDSWFDSYVGVVMLVRVVDGRLLKGERFKMMASGAVYNADNLGVFTPANEPRNSLDAGQVGYIIAGIKELQAAKVGDTITLEKKLPNNAGPATQALPGFKEIQPQVFAGLYPTEASEYDSLRDALEKLKLNDASLHYEPEVSQALGFGFRCGFLGLLHMEIVQERLEREFDQDLITTAPSVVYQVVRADGEVIMVENPSKMPDQGRLEEIREPIVTVHLYMPQDYVGPVMTLANQKRGVQMNMAYHGRQVMLTYEMPLGEIVLDFFDKLKSVSRGYASMDYEFKEYRASDVVKVDILLNGEKVDALSIIVHRSQSQYRGRAVVAKMREIISRQMYDVAIQAAIGANIIARETIKALRKNVLAKCYGGDVSRKRKLLEKQKAGKKRMKQIGSVEVPQEAFLAILQVED
- the lepB gene encoding signal peptidase I, whose protein sequence is MQFMQILTSLVLAAFVGYVGAWYTGAIEGNFALLLFLATVVTGAYWLAERLVFLPRRRRAAQAIEDAAVQRRAELDRMGIQKVDVDVQEAKGRILMQPWWLDWTAGLFPVIAAVFFLRSFLFEPFKIPSGSMIPTLLVGDLILVNKFTYGVRLPVINTKIIEGNSPARGDVMVFRYPPQPSLDYIKRVVGVPGDEVAYLNKRLTVNGKPVETTAVPDFFDEDAMRYFKQYEEQLGGQPHRLLNNPEVPAFVQGASSFAYRDNCRYSVEGVVCKVPQGHYFMMGDNRDNSLDSRYWGFVPEANIVGKAFFVWMNFGNLKRIGSFH
- a CDS encoding DUF4845 domain-containing protein translates to MSMHRTASRSRQRGVSFFGVIFIGLFAVAAFAIGGQSIPIFLEYVAAKKAIEKAKSETTVPAIRAAFDRAAAIDDIHSVKGADLEITKRDDKVVVSFKYAREIALAGPAFLVYRFDAQTN